Proteins from one Mycobacterium sp. EPa45 genomic window:
- a CDS encoding DUF952 domain-containing protein, translated as MYPNPEFLLHLCGQRDWEAAQIVGELCPASLTEVGFIHLSTSEQVHLPANRLYADRTDLVLLHIDPQVLDSPLRWEPGVPTDPESMRFPHLYGRLPVSAVINVTPYRPGPDGRFQPFEPST; from the coding sequence ATGTACCCGAATCCGGAATTCTTACTCCACCTGTGCGGACAGCGAGACTGGGAAGCCGCTCAAATCGTTGGCGAACTTTGCCCCGCATCCCTGACCGAAGTCGGATTCATTCACCTCTCGACGAGTGAGCAGGTGCACCTGCCGGCCAATCGGCTCTACGCCGATCGCACCGATTTGGTGCTGTTACACATCGACCCGCAGGTGCTGGACTCGCCGCTGCGTTGGGAACCTGGTGTTCCAACGGATCCGGAGTCGATGAGGTTCCCGCACCTGTACGGCCGGCTGCCTGTCAGCGCCGTGATCAATGTCACCCCATACCGGCCGGGGCCGGACGGCCGGTTTCAACCGTTCGAGCCGTCGACGTAA
- a CDS encoding serine hydrolase domain-containing protein, whose protein sequence is MTDAIAANRLPGAVVVVGHGGKVVFRRAYGVRKLAGERGLDGSPAPAEPMTEDTIFDLASLTKPLATATAVMQLYEQGRLHFDDPVQRYLPGFNLGNDPARAEVTVRMLLTHTSGETGDVELKDPWGLDTPDRTEGFRRALTTPLESAPGELFRYSDINFILLGALVEQLTGEPQDDYVQRAVFAPLGMTETRYLPLAKVCGPHTTRGAAAYWAPTGVTECAPGQWDTNMLPLIAPTAWDEENPGEPSRNPDFGHLLRGTVHDTTARRMGGVAGHAGVFSTASDVSAYAQALLDRLGGRPSSFPLAQSSLELMTSPQQPGHSAGQLDAANAAAATSGRNPADPLLAARYPAIRGQNLRGFGWDIDTGQSTTRGAVFPIGSFGHTGFTGTSLWLDPGSDTYVVVLSNAVHTRGSAPISALRGDVATAVAQSLGLYGSTPSTPPGR, encoded by the coding sequence ATGACCGACGCGATCGCGGCCAACCGGCTGCCCGGCGCGGTCGTCGTGGTCGGCCACGGCGGCAAGGTCGTCTTCCGCAGGGCCTATGGGGTTCGCAAGCTCGCCGGTGAACGAGGCCTCGACGGCTCGCCGGCCCCCGCCGAGCCGATGACCGAAGACACCATCTTCGACCTCGCGTCGCTGACGAAGCCGCTCGCTACGGCGACAGCTGTGATGCAGCTCTACGAACAGGGCCGGCTGCACTTCGACGATCCCGTACAGAGATACCTGCCCGGCTTCAACCTCGGTAACGACCCCGCGCGCGCCGAGGTGACCGTGCGCATGCTGCTCACCCACACCTCCGGTGAGACCGGCGACGTCGAGCTCAAGGATCCGTGGGGATTGGACACTCCAGACCGGACCGAGGGCTTTCGTCGTGCGCTCACCACGCCGCTGGAATCCGCTCCCGGCGAGCTGTTCCGCTACTCCGACATCAACTTCATCCTGCTCGGCGCACTCGTCGAGCAACTCACCGGCGAGCCCCAGGACGACTACGTTCAGCGAGCCGTGTTCGCCCCGCTGGGCATGACCGAAACCCGCTATCTCCCGCTGGCGAAGGTTTGCGGTCCGCACACGACCCGTGGCGCCGCGGCTTACTGGGCACCCACCGGCGTCACTGAATGTGCTCCGGGACAATGGGATACGAATATGCTGCCGCTCATCGCACCGACTGCGTGGGATGAGGAGAACCCCGGCGAGCCGAGCCGCAACCCCGATTTCGGCCACCTGCTACGCGGCACGGTTCACGACACGACGGCACGGCGGATGGGTGGCGTGGCAGGGCACGCCGGTGTGTTCTCCACCGCCTCGGATGTCAGCGCCTACGCCCAGGCCCTGCTCGACCGGCTTGGGGGCCGACCGAGCAGCTTTCCGCTTGCGCAGTCCAGTCTCGAGTTGATGACGTCGCCACAGCAGCCCGGGCACAGCGCGGGTCAACTCGACGCGGCCAACGCAGCGGCCGCCACTTCAGGGCGGAACCCCGCAGACCCCCTGCTCGCCGCGCGGTATCCGGCGATCCGCGGGCAGAACCTTCGCGGGTTCGGCTGGGACATCGACACCGGCCAATCCACCACGCGCGGCGCAGTGTTCCCGATCGGCAGCTTCGGCCACACGGGCTTCACGGGGACCTCGCTGTGGCTGGACCCGGGTTCGGACACCTACGTCGTCGTGCTGTCGAACGCCGTCCACACCCGCGGCAGCGCACCGATCTCAGCGTTGCGTGGCGACGTGGCCACCGCCGTCGCGCAATCCCTGGGCCTCTACGGCAGCACACCGTCAACTCCCCCGGGGCGATGA
- a CDS encoding sigma-70 family RNA polymerase sigma factor — protein MTVAADQEATMANATTSRFDSDLDAQSPAADLVRVYLNGIGKTALLTAEDEVDLAKRIEAGLFAQHLLETKKRLSENRKRDLASIVRDGQAARSHLLEANLRLVVSLAKRYTGRGMPLLDLIQEGNLGLIRAMEKFDYTKGFKFSTYATWWIRQAITRGMADQSRTIRLPVHLVEQVNKLARIKREMHQSLGREASDEELAEESGIPVEKINDLLEHSRDPVSLDMPVGSDEEAPLGDFIEDAEAMSAENAVIAELLHTDIRHVLATLDEREQQVIRLRFGLDDGQPRTLDQIGKLFGLSRERVRQIEREVMAKLRNGDRADRLRSYAS, from the coding sequence TTGACAGTCGCAGCCGATCAGGAGGCCACCATGGCAAATGCCACCACCAGCCGATTTGACAGCGATCTGGACGCCCAAAGTCCAGCCGCCGACCTGGTGCGCGTGTATCTGAACGGCATCGGCAAGACCGCGCTGCTCACCGCCGAGGATGAGGTCGACCTGGCCAAGCGCATCGAGGCGGGCCTGTTCGCCCAGCACCTGCTGGAGACCAAGAAGCGGCTCAGCGAGAACCGCAAGCGCGACCTCGCCAGCATCGTGCGTGACGGTCAGGCGGCCCGCAGCCACCTCCTCGAGGCCAACCTGCGCCTGGTGGTGTCGCTGGCCAAGCGCTACACCGGTCGCGGTATGCCGCTGCTGGATCTCATCCAGGAGGGCAACCTGGGTCTGATCCGCGCGATGGAGAAGTTCGACTACACCAAGGGATTCAAGTTCTCGACCTATGCCACGTGGTGGATCCGGCAGGCCATCACCCGCGGTATGGCCGACCAGAGCCGCACCATCCGGCTGCCTGTCCACCTCGTCGAGCAGGTGAACAAGCTGGCCCGGATCAAGCGTGAGATGCACCAGAGCCTGGGCCGCGAGGCCAGCGATGAGGAACTGGCTGAAGAGTCGGGCATCCCGGTCGAGAAGATCAACGATCTGCTCGAGCACAGCCGCGACCCGGTGAGCCTGGACATGCCGGTCGGCAGCGATGAAGAGGCCCCGCTGGGCGACTTCATCGAGGACGCCGAAGCAATGTCGGCGGAGAACGCGGTGATCGCCGAGCTGCTGCATACCGACATCCGCCACGTGCTTGCCACGCTCGACGAGCGGGAGCAGCAGGTGATCCGGCTGCGGTTCGGCCTCGACGACGGCCAGCCCCGCACCCTCGACCAGATCGGCAAGCTGTTCGGGCTGTCCCGCGAACGAGTCCGCCAGATCGAGCGCGAGGTCATGGCCAAGCTCCGCAACGGCGACAGGGCAGATCGGCTGCGCTCCTACGCCAGCTGA
- a CDS encoding DUF4192 domain-containing protein: MTTHEPDYRFTSPGALIAGLPAVLGFVPEKSLVLVSLEAGEMGAVMRLDLAKAIGGDLTHLAEVAAASGAETVVAVIVDAEGAPCPMCNQDYRDMCEELAKALSTYDMDIYATHVVDRIEVGGRWHCVDGCGAFGAVEDPLASPLAAAAVLEGRRLYPRRSDLQAVVAVADAGRTAALVPAIAAHAEAREIDWRADPDGCGRRDVEAAMAISARVSDGAELDDAELAMLACALTDVDVRDTLYALAVGAAAGNAEALWAALARTLPDPWRAEALVLLAFSAYARGDGPLAGLSLEAALRTDPEHQMATMLDTALQSGMRPEQIRELAGTGYRLAKRLGVRLPPRRTFGRRAV; the protein is encoded by the coding sequence ATGACGACACACGAACCCGACTATCGCTTCACCAGTCCCGGCGCGCTGATCGCCGGCCTGCCCGCCGTTCTCGGCTTCGTGCCGGAGAAGTCACTGGTGCTGGTGTCCCTGGAGGCCGGCGAGATGGGCGCCGTGATGCGCCTGGACTTGGCCAAGGCGATCGGTGGCGACCTCACTCACCTGGCCGAAGTAGCCGCAGCGTCAGGCGCGGAGACGGTGGTGGCGGTGATTGTGGATGCCGAGGGCGCCCCGTGTCCGATGTGCAACCAGGACTATCGCGACATGTGCGAGGAGTTGGCGAAGGCCCTGTCCACCTACGACATGGACATCTACGCCACCCACGTCGTCGACCGGATCGAGGTGGGCGGCCGCTGGCACTGCGTCGACGGCTGCGGGGCGTTCGGGGCGGTGGAGGATCCGCTGGCCTCCCCGCTGGCCGCGGCCGCCGTTCTCGAGGGGCGGCGACTGTACCCCCGCCGGTCCGATCTGCAGGCGGTGGTCGCCGTTGCTGACGCCGGCCGCACGGCTGCACTGGTGCCGGCCATCGCCGCGCATGCCGAGGCGCGCGAGATCGACTGGCGCGCCGATCCCGACGGTTGCGGCCGCCGCGACGTCGAAGCGGCCATGGCGATCAGCGCCCGCGTGAGTGACGGCGCGGAACTTGACGATGCCGAGCTCGCGATGCTGGCGTGCGCGCTGACCGATGTCGACGTGCGTGACACGCTCTACGCGCTGGCCGTCGGGGCCGCGGCCGGAAACGCCGAGGCGCTGTGGGCGGCGCTGGCGCGCACACTTCCCGATCCATGGCGAGCGGAAGCCCTTGTGCTGCTGGCCTTTTCGGCGTACGCCCGCGGCGACGGCCCGTTGGCGGGACTGTCGCTGGAGGCGGCGCTGCGCACCGACCCGGAGCACCAGATGGCGACCATGCTCGACACCGCGCTGCAGTCCGGCATGCGGCCCGAGCAGATTCGCGAGTTGGCGGGCACCGGATACCGGCTCGCCAAGCGGTTGGGGGTGCGGCTTCCGCCGCGGCGCACGTTTGGCCGCCGCGCGGTGTGA
- a CDS encoding YihY/virulence factor BrkB family protein yields MTDQSAKPSRHHLWRISKRTLSKSWDDSIFSESAQAGFWSVLSLPPLLLGVLGSLAYIAPLFGPDTLATIENQLISFANSFFSKNVVTEIIEPTVRDIVAGARGEVVSFGFVISLWAGSSAISAFVDSVVEAHDQTPLRHPVRQRFFALGLYVVMLVFVIASAPLVALGPRKISSYLPDSWDNFLHYGYYPALALALILAVTILYRVSLPKPLPTHRLVWGALLATGVFVVATMGLRFYLTWITSTGYTYGALATPIAFLLFAFFLGFAIMIGAELNAAIEEEFPAPTPHADQVWTWLRSKAKSKGEPKGDKDPEDDEPQPAPAATTESAPVSPS; encoded by the coding sequence ATGACTGACCAATCCGCCAAGCCGTCTCGCCATCACCTATGGCGGATCTCGAAACGGACATTGTCCAAGAGTTGGGACGACTCCATCTTCTCCGAGTCGGCCCAAGCCGGTTTCTGGTCGGTGTTGTCGTTGCCGCCGCTGCTGCTCGGAGTGCTCGGCAGCCTGGCCTACATCGCGCCGCTGTTCGGGCCCGACACCCTGGCGACCATCGAGAACCAGCTGATCAGCTTCGCAAACAGCTTCTTCTCGAAGAACGTGGTCACCGAGATCATCGAGCCGACGGTCCGCGACATCGTGGCGGGCGCCCGCGGTGAGGTGGTGTCGTTCGGCTTCGTGATCAGCCTGTGGGCCGGCTCATCAGCCATCTCGGCATTCGTCGACTCGGTGGTGGAAGCCCACGACCAGACGCCGTTGCGCCATCCGGTGCGGCAACGATTCTTCGCGCTCGGGCTCTACGTGGTGATGCTCGTCTTCGTGATCGCGAGCGCGCCGCTCGTGGCGCTCGGCCCGCGCAAGATCTCGTCGTATCTCCCCGACAGCTGGGACAACTTCCTGCACTACGGCTACTACCCCGCGCTGGCCTTGGCGCTGATCTTGGCGGTGACGATCCTGTACCGGGTGTCGCTGCCCAAGCCGTTGCCGACACATCGCCTGGTGTGGGGGGCGCTCCTGGCGACGGGGGTGTTCGTGGTCGCGACGATGGGTCTGCGGTTCTATCTGACCTGGATCACCAGCACGGGCTACACCTACGGGGCGCTGGCAACCCCGATCGCGTTCCTGCTGTTCGCGTTCTTCCTCGGCTTCGCGATCATGATCGGGGCCGAACTCAACGCCGCGATCGAAGAGGAGTTCCCCGCGCCGACCCCGCATGCCGATCAGGTGTGGACGTGGTTGCGAAGCAAGGCGAAGTCCAAGGGAGAGCCCAAGGGAGACAAGGACCCCGAGGACGACGAGCCGCAGCCGGCACCCGCCGCGACGACCGAGTCGGCTCCGGTCAGCCCTTCTTGA
- a CDS encoding serine protease: MRTLAAALNLAMATVLMAGCHSATEPRAKAAEEPGAQPAAATDARPVAARPAVGALFLGGTDTHTCTASVVHSSGGDLIVTAAHCLAAGLPATFVPGFDESAASGDVWTVDAVYLDPRWVTTQDPKADYAFVRVSRPAGGTVEAVAGQALTLGTARSGPVTVIGYPMGDGGPALGCDTTAGSDHGYPSLRCNGLGDGTSGGPWISGATVIGVIGGLDGGGCGDSISYSSPFDGATAALLARAEAGGPGDDAPQSFDSEC; the protein is encoded by the coding sequence ATGCGAACGTTGGCGGCGGCACTGAACCTGGCGATGGCCACGGTTCTGATGGCCGGCTGCCACTCGGCCACCGAACCCCGGGCCAAAGCCGCCGAGGAGCCCGGTGCGCAACCCGCGGCGGCCACCGATGCCCGGCCGGTTGCGGCCCGGCCCGCGGTAGGAGCGCTCTTCCTCGGCGGCACCGACACCCATACCTGCACCGCCTCGGTGGTCCACTCCAGCGGCGGTGACCTGATCGTGACGGCCGCGCACTGCCTGGCCGCGGGCCTGCCCGCCACGTTCGTGCCGGGATTCGACGAGAGCGCCGCTTCCGGCGACGTCTGGACCGTCGACGCCGTCTACCTCGATCCGCGGTGGGTCACCACCCAAGACCCCAAGGCCGATTACGCGTTCGTTCGGGTCAGCAGGCCCGCCGGCGGAACCGTCGAAGCCGTCGCCGGGCAGGCGTTGACGCTCGGGACGGCCCGGTCGGGTCCGGTCACGGTGATCGGCTATCCGATGGGCGACGGCGGCCCAGCGCTAGGCTGCGATACGACCGCCGGAAGCGACCACGGTTACCCCTCGCTGCGCTGCAACGGCCTCGGTGACGGCACCAGCGGTGGTCCCTGGATCAGCGGCGCGACGGTGATCGGCGTGATCGGCGGGCTCGATGGTGGCGGCTGCGGCGACAGCATCTCGTATTCGTCGCCGTTCGACGGGGCAACCGCGGCGCTGCTGGCCCGCGCCGAGGCAGGCGGTCCGGGCGACGACGCACCGCAGTCGTTCGACAGCGAGTGTTGA
- a CDS encoding DUF3039 domain-containing protein has protein sequence MQTQTIERTDTDERVDDGTDDDAPKVFHYVKKDKIAESAVMGTHVVALCGEVFPVTRAAKPGSPVCPDCKRVYENLKKG, from the coding sequence ATGCAGACCCAGACGATCGAACGCACCGACACCGACGAACGCGTCGACGACGGGACCGACGACGACGCGCCGAAGGTCTTCCACTACGTCAAGAAGGACAAGATCGCCGAGAGCGCCGTGATGGGCACCCACGTCGTCGCCCTGTGCGGCGAAGTGTTCCCGGTGACCCGCGCGGCCAAGCCCGGTTCGCCGGTCTGCCCGGACTGCAAGCGGGTCTACGAGAACCTCAAGAAGGGCTGA
- a CDS encoding DUF3099 domain-containing protein: MWNSGGMKRELGFDDEGRPVLITAAATPYEEQHRQRVRKYLTIMSFRIPALILAAAAYGLWHNGLISLAIIAVSLPLPWIAVLIANDRPPRRAEEPRRFNDNPRRTQLFPRAERRALETGISAAQPHSAGGSDPGSH, translated from the coding sequence ATGTGGAACAGTGGAGGTATGAAGCGTGAGCTGGGATTCGACGACGAAGGTCGGCCCGTGCTCATCACCGCCGCCGCGACGCCCTACGAAGAGCAGCATCGCCAGCGCGTGCGGAAGTACTTGACCATCATGTCTTTTCGGATTCCGGCGTTGATCCTGGCGGCCGCGGCCTACGGACTATGGCACAACGGGCTCATCTCGCTGGCGATCATCGCGGTGTCCCTGCCGCTGCCGTGGATCGCGGTGCTGATCGCCAATGACCGCCCGCCCCGGCGCGCCGAGGAGCCGAGGCGTTTCAACGACAACCCGCGGCGGACCCAGCTGTTCCCGCGTGCCGAGCGCCGCGCGCTCGAGACCGGGATATCGGCGGCGCAACCGCATTCGGCCGGTGGCTCCGACCCCGGTTCCCACTGA
- a CDS encoding metal-dependent transcriptional regulator, which yields MNDLVDTTEMYLRTIYDLEEEGVIPLRARIAERLEQSGPTVSQTVARMERDGLLQVAGDRHLELTEKGRELAVSVMRKHRLAERLLVDVIGLPWEEVHAEACRWEHVMSEDVERRLVQVLDDPTVSPFGNPIPGLSLLGLDMSQFEDANLVRLTELPAGSPVAVVVRQLSEHVQGDVELIGQLKEAGVVPNARVQVENSPHGGVTILIGGHENVHLPHEMAHAVKVEKV from the coding sequence ATGAACGATCTGGTCGATACCACCGAGATGTATCTCCGAACGATCTACGACCTCGAGGAAGAGGGCGTAATCCCGCTGCGCGCACGCATCGCCGAGCGGTTGGAGCAAAGTGGTCCGACAGTCAGCCAGACCGTGGCTCGTATGGAGCGCGACGGTCTGCTGCAGGTGGCCGGCGACCGGCATCTGGAATTGACCGAGAAGGGCCGTGAACTTGCGGTCTCGGTGATGCGCAAGCATCGGCTCGCCGAGCGGCTCCTGGTGGACGTGATCGGCCTGCCGTGGGAAGAGGTGCACGCCGAGGCCTGCCGCTGGGAGCACGTGATGAGCGAGGACGTCGAGCGCCGCTTGGTGCAGGTCCTCGACGACCCGACGGTGTCTCCGTTCGGCAACCCGATCCCCGGCCTGTCGCTCCTCGGGCTGGACATGAGCCAGTTCGAAGACGCCAACCTGGTGCGTCTGACCGAGCTGCCCGCCGGCTCCCCCGTCGCCGTGGTGGTACGCCAACTCAGCGAGCACGTTCAGGGTGACGTCGAACTGATCGGCCAGCTGAAGGAAGCCGGCGTGGTGCCCAATGCCCGTGTGCAGGTGGAGAACAGCCCGCACGGCGGTGTCACGATACTGATCGGTGGCCACGAAAACGTCCACCTCCCCCACGAGATGGCCCACGCAGTCAAGGTCGAGAAGGTCTAG
- a CDS encoding RidA family protein — MAAQRRTISSGTEFEDLVGYSRAVRTGPHVAVSGTTGAGEDVVVQTRNALQRIQQALTDAGADLSDVIRTRIYVTDISRWRAIGAVHAEFFGAIRPAATMVEVAALIEPGLFVEIEADAYVDGSNG, encoded by the coding sequence ATGGCAGCACAGCGCAGGACGATCTCGTCGGGAACCGAATTCGAAGACCTGGTCGGATACTCGCGCGCGGTTCGCACGGGGCCGCACGTAGCGGTCTCGGGCACCACCGGCGCCGGCGAAGACGTTGTCGTACAGACCCGAAACGCCTTGCAGCGCATCCAGCAAGCCCTGACCGACGCGGGCGCCGACCTGTCCGATGTGATCCGGACCCGGATCTATGTCACCGACATCTCGCGGTGGCGCGCGATCGGCGCCGTACACGCGGAGTTCTTCGGCGCCATTCGGCCTGCCGCCACCATGGTCGAGGTTGCCGCCCTCATCGAACCGGGGCTATTCGTCGAGATCGAAGCCGACGCTTACGTCGACGGCTCGAACGGTTGA
- a CDS encoding proteasome assembly chaperone family protein has protein sequence MTDEQGQQYQPEQTGMYELEFPAPQLSAPDGRGPVMIHALEGFSDAGHAIRLAADHLKAKLDTELVASFAIDELLDYRSRRPLMTFKTDHFTDYDDPQLNLYALRDSLGTPFLLLAGLEPDLKWERFVTAVRLLAERLGVRQTIGLGTIPMAVPHTRPVTMTAHSNNRELITEFTPWVGEVQVPGSVSNLLEYRMAQHGHEVIGFTVHVPHYLAQTDFPPAAEALLEQVAKLTALQVPLRALTDAGEGIRTKIDEQVEASPEVAQVVTALERQYDAFVAAQENRSLLAHDEELPSGEELGAEFEKFLAQHAEDFKDGFNDTPET, from the coding sequence ATGACTGACGAGCAGGGACAGCAGTACCAACCTGAGCAGACCGGAATGTACGAACTGGAGTTTCCGGCGCCGCAGCTGTCCGCGCCCGACGGGCGCGGACCGGTGATGATTCACGCTCTCGAAGGCTTCTCGGACGCCGGCCACGCCATTCGCCTGGCCGCAGACCACCTCAAAGCCAAGCTCGACACCGAACTGGTGGCCTCGTTCGCCATCGACGAACTGCTGGACTACCGGTCGCGGCGGCCGCTGATGACGTTCAAAACCGACCACTTCACCGACTACGACGATCCGCAGCTGAACCTGTACGCGCTGCGCGACAGCCTCGGCACCCCGTTCCTGCTGCTCGCCGGGCTGGAACCGGACCTCAAGTGGGAGCGGTTCGTCACCGCCGTCCGGCTGCTGGCCGAGCGGCTCGGGGTGCGTCAGACCATCGGACTCGGCACCATCCCGATGGCGGTGCCGCACACCCGTCCGGTGACGATGACCGCGCACTCCAACAACCGCGAGCTGATCACCGAGTTCACCCCGTGGGTCGGCGAGGTACAGGTCCCTGGCAGCGTGTCCAACCTGCTGGAGTACCGGATGGCCCAGCACGGCCACGAAGTCATCGGCTTCACCGTCCACGTGCCGCACTATCTGGCCCAGACCGACTTCCCGCCGGCCGCCGAGGCGCTGCTGGAGCAGGTCGCGAAGCTGACCGCGCTGCAAGTGCCGCTACGCGCCCTCACCGATGCCGGTGAGGGCATCCGCACCAAGATCGACGAGCAGGTCGAGGCTTCGCCGGAGGTCGCTCAAGTGGTGACCGCACTGGAGCGACAGTACGATGCTTTCGTTGCCGCTCAAGAGAACCGGTCGCTGCTGGCGCACGACGAGGAACTCCCCAGCGGCGAGGAATTGGGCGCGGAATTCGAGAAATTCCTCGCCCAGCACGCCGAGGACTTCAAAGACGGTTTCAACGACACCCCCGAAACCTGA
- the sthA gene encoding Si-specific NAD(P)(+) transhydrogenase, which translates to MSVEYDLVVIGSGPGGQKAAIAAAKLGKTVAVIERGQMLGGVCVQTGTIPSKTLREAVLYLTGMSQRELYGASYRVKDKITPADLLARTEHVIRKEVDVVRNQLMRNGIELYVGHGRFIDEHTIEVEDPTRAEHVIVSGRYIIIATGTKPARPAGVEFDENRVLDSDGILDLKTIPGSMVVVGAGVIGIEYASMFAALGTKVTVVEKRDTMLDFCDPEIVEALRFHLRDLAVTFRFGEEVTAVDVGSAGTVTTLASGKQIPAETVMYSAGRQGQTDHLDLANAGLEADNRGRIFVDEKTFQSKVDHIYAVGDVIGFPALAATSMEQGRLAAYHAFGEPTAGMTVLQPIGIYSIPEVSYVGATEVELTKAAVPYEVGVSRYRELARGQIAGDSYGMLKLLVSTEDLKVLGVHIFGTAATELVHIGQAVMGCGGTIEYLVDAVFNYPTFSEAYKVAALDVMNKLRALSQFRR; encoded by the coding sequence ATGAGTGTGGAATACGACCTCGTCGTCATCGGCTCGGGTCCCGGCGGTCAGAAGGCCGCCATTGCCGCAGCCAAGCTGGGCAAGACGGTGGCCGTCATCGAACGCGGGCAAATGCTCGGCGGTGTCTGCGTCCAGACCGGCACGATCCCGTCCAAGACGCTGCGCGAGGCCGTCCTCTACCTGACCGGTATGAGCCAGCGCGAACTCTATGGCGCCAGCTACCGGGTCAAGGACAAGATCACTCCCGCCGACCTGCTGGCCCGCACCGAACACGTGATCCGTAAAGAGGTCGACGTGGTGCGAAACCAGCTGATGCGCAACGGTATTGAGCTCTACGTCGGGCACGGCCGGTTCATCGACGAGCACACCATCGAGGTCGAGGATCCCACCCGCGCCGAGCACGTCATCGTCAGCGGCCGCTACATCATCATCGCCACCGGCACCAAACCTGCGCGGCCTGCAGGCGTCGAGTTCGACGAGAACCGGGTGCTCGACTCCGACGGCATCCTCGACCTCAAGACGATCCCGGGCTCGATGGTGGTCGTCGGCGCCGGGGTGATCGGCATCGAGTACGCCTCGATGTTCGCCGCCCTGGGCACCAAGGTCACCGTCGTCGAGAAACGCGACACGATGCTCGACTTCTGCGACCCCGAGATCGTCGAGGCCCTGCGCTTCCACCTGCGCGACCTGGCGGTCACGTTCCGGTTCGGCGAGGAGGTCACCGCCGTCGACGTCGGCTCGGCGGGCACCGTCACCACCTTGGCCAGTGGTAAGCAGATTCCGGCCGAGACCGTCATGTACTCGGCCGGCCGGCAAGGCCAGACCGACCATCTGGATCTGGCCAACGCCGGGCTGGAGGCCGACAATCGAGGCCGGATCTTCGTCGACGAGAAGACTTTCCAGTCCAAGGTCGACCACATCTACGCCGTCGGCGACGTCATCGGCTTCCCCGCCCTGGCGGCCACATCGATGGAACAGGGCCGCCTGGCCGCCTACCACGCGTTCGGTGAGCCGACGGCCGGCATGACCGTGCTGCAGCCGATCGGCATCTACTCGATCCCCGAGGTGTCCTACGTCGGGGCCACCGAGGTCGAACTGACCAAGGCCGCCGTCCCCTACGAGGTCGGGGTGTCCCGCTACCGCGAGCTCGCCCGCGGCCAGATCGCCGGCGATTCCTACGGCATGCTCAAGCTGCTGGTGTCCACCGAGGATCTCAAGGTTCTGGGTGTGCACATCTTCGGGACCGCGGCCACCGAGCTGGTGCACATCGGCCAGGCCGTGATGGGCTGCGGCGGAACCATCGAGTACCTGGTCGACGCGGTCTTCAACTACCCGACGTTCTCGGAGGCCTATAAGGTCGCGGCTCTGGACGTGATGAACAAGCTGCGCGCCTTGAGCCAGTTCCGCCGCTAG